A stretch of DNA from Pseudonocardia hierapolitana:
CGTCGTGCTCAACATCGGATTCCAGACCGTGCTGGCCGTCCTGCTCGCGGTCCTGCTGCACCGGCTCACCCGCTCGGTCGTGATCCGCGGGCTCGTGCTGCTGCCCTACCTGGTGGCCAACGTCGTGGTCGCGCTGCTGTGGTTCTGGATGCTCGACGCGCAAATCGGGATCGTGAACCAGGTCCTGTCCTGGTTCGGGATCGGCCCGATCTCCTTCTTCGGCAGCGAGTCGTGGGCCATCCCGACGATCGCGTTCGTCAACACGTGGCGCCACCTCGGCTACACCGCGCTGCTGATCTTCGCGGGGCTGGTGATGATCCCGCGGACCCTCTACGAGGCAGGCCGCGTGGACGGCGCGAGCGAGTGGCAGATGTTCTGGCGGATCACCCTGCCGCTGCTGCGTCCGGTGCTCGCACTGGTGCTGGTGATCACCGTCGTCGGCTCGTTCCAGGTGTTCGACACGGTCGCGGTCACCACGATGGGCGGGCCGGCCGACGCGTCCCGGGTGATCCAGTACTACATCTTCGACCTCGCCTTCGAGCGTCTGGACTACGGCTACGCCTCGGCGGTGTCGGTCGTCCTGCTCGTGATCCTGTCCGTCATCGCCTTCGTGCAGCTGCGGCTGATGCGGGCGAACGAGTCGGACCTCGCCTGAGGAGCTGAGCATGGTCACCGTCGATGCCGACGTCACGGCCGCGCCCACCAGTCGCACACCCGGCCGCGAAGCAGGTGGCCCGACACCGGGCCGGGTGCTGGCATGGGCCTGCCTCGTCGTGATCATCCTGATCACCCTGTTCCCGTTCTACTGGATGCTGCGCACCGCGTTGTCGAACGGCACCACGCTCGCCACCGCGGGCAGCTCGTGGCTGCCGGTCGACTTCACGTGGGGTGCGTTCCGGCGCGTGCTCGGGCTCGCCACCCTCGAGGAGGCGCAGGCGGAGGGCGGCACCGGCTCCGCCGTGGACTTCTGGGTCTACCTGCGCAACTCCGTGCTGGTGGCGGGGTTGATCACGGCAGGGCAGGTGTTCTTCGGGGCGCTCGCGGCCTACGCCTTCGCCCGCATGCGCTGGCCGGGGCGTGACCTCGTGTTCTTCGTGCTGCTGACGGCCCTGATGGTGCCTCCGATCTTCACGCAGCTGCCGAACTTCCTGCTGATGCGCGATCTGGGGCTGGTCAACACCTACGCCGGGCTCGTGCTGCCGTTCTTCTTCATGACCCCGTTCGCGGTGTTCTTCCTCCGCCAGTTCTTCCTCGGCATCTCCCGCGAGATCGAGGAGGCGGCCCGGCTGGACGGCGCGGGCCACGTCCGCACGTTCTTCCGGATCATCGTGCCGATGAGCTGGGGGCCGATCACCACGCTCGCCCTGCTGCAGTACGTGCAGGCGTGGAACGAGTACTTCTGGCCGCTGCTCGTGGGCAGC
This window harbors:
- a CDS encoding carbohydrate ABC transporter permease, producing the protein MVTVDADVTAAPTSRTPGREAGGPTPGRVLAWACLVVIILITLFPFYWMLRTALSNGTTLATAGSSWLPVDFTWGAFRRVLGLATLEEAQAEGGTGSAVDFWVYLRNSVLVAGLITAGQVFFGALAAYAFARMRWPGRDLVFFVLLTALMVPPIFTQLPNFLLMRDLGLVNTYAGLVLPFFFMTPFAVFFLRQFFLGISREIEEAARLDGAGHVRTFFRIIVPMSWGPITTLALLQYVQAWNEYFWPLLVGSERSVRTLTVALGVFRAQTPQGNPDWPGLMAATLIAALPVLLLFIAFGRKIVDSIGFSGIK
- a CDS encoding carbohydrate ABC transporter permease — protein: MTTTAVPAAGAPASGAPAIARRASSNRETWVALGFILPTVFGFVVFYLWPSLRGLGLSLTDYQFFSDTSFVGLANYQRLLTDETFWNAMLVTVWYVVLNIGFQTVLAVLLAVLLHRLTRSVVIRGLVLLPYLVANVVVALLWFWMLDAQIGIVNQVLSWFGIGPISFFGSESWAIPTIAFVNTWRHLGYTALLIFAGLVMIPRTLYEAGRVDGASEWQMFWRITLPLLRPVLALVLVITVVGSFQVFDTVAVTTMGGPADASRVIQYYIFDLAFERLDYGYASAVSVVLLVILSVIAFVQLRLMRANESDLA